A genome region from Coffea arabica cultivar ET-39 chromosome 7e, Coffea Arabica ET-39 HiFi, whole genome shotgun sequence includes the following:
- the LOC113700791 gene encoding zinc finger BED domain-containing protein RICESLEEPER 2-like, with the protein MSFQDMQTLTPDFTMFLLIFEWMKVEEVCKFLGIFHEITDMISGFEYPTANIFLVELYRIKELLNEKALNPFEHIRAMVGSMSAKFDKYWGESNVLLSLGAILDSRYKMFLINHAFPVIYGEDAAPRFVTKIRDIFYELYNEHVDCHIVSHSEQQQRQVVKKRQNKGSSCSSKKQKMTRPAVLTGKEKFHMHVSEIDRALPKKSDLDVYLEESRYACDANANLDVLGWWKGERLRFPILSRMVADILSVPVTIVASESTFSTGGRVIADRRASMSVETVQMLLCGNDWIRNFHGLKNKSRESLDAAESISFEEVELLESFTT; encoded by the exons ATGTCTTTCCAAGATATGCAGACATTGACTCCGGATTTCACTATGTTCCTACTGATTTTTGAGTGGATGAAAGTGGAAGAAGTGTGCAAATTTTTAGGAATATTTCATGAAATCACTGATATGATTTCCGGGTTCGAGTATCCAACCGCTAACATTTTTCTTGTGGAGCTCTATAGGATTAAAGAGCTTTTAAATGAAAAAGCTCTTAACCCTTTTGAGCATATTCGGGCTATGGTTGGAAGTATGTCTGCTAAATTTGATAAGTATTGGGGGGAAAGTAATGTGCTACTATCTTTGGGTGCAATTTTGGATTCGAGATACAAAATGTTTCTTATTAATCATGCTTTTCCGGTGATTTATGGTGAGGATGCAGCTCCTAGATTCGTAACTAAGATTAGAGACATTTTTTATGAGCTTTACAATGAACATGTTGATTGTCACATTGTTTCCCATTCTGAACAACAACAGAGGCAGGTTGTAAAAAAGAGACAAAATAAAGGTTCTAGTTGTTCTAGTAAGAAACAGAAAATGACTAGACCTGCTGTTTTAACTGGTAAAGAAAAGTTTCACATGCATGTGAGTGAAATTGACAGGGCTCTACCAAAAAAATCAGATTTAGATGTTTATTTAGAGGAAAGTAGGTATGCTTGTGATGCAAATGCAAATCTGGATGTTTTGGGTTGGTGGAAAGGGGAAAGATTGAGATTTCCTATCTTGTCGAGGATGGTTGCCGATATACTCTCCGTTCCTGTTACAATTGTGGCTTCAGAATCTACCTTCAGCACCGGAGGTAGAGTAATTGCTGATCGACGAGCTTCTATGTCAGTTGAGACGGTGCAAATGTTGCTTTGCGGCAACGATTGGATCCGCAATTTTCATGGCCTAAAGAATAAGTCTCGC GAATCACTTGATGCGGCCGAATCAATCTCATTTGAGGAagttgaacttcttgaatcattCACAACCTGA
- the LOC113700790 gene encoding uncharacterized protein, which produces MGTKPWLVRGDFNVVAAADEYAGQAVQDLTAMAEFAECISACGLKEIPFSGSRYTWTGIRQGRRIWKRLDRLLMNLEWQRRFSGSVVKHLNRATSDHSPQLLQLSPGLPTGPKSFRFQDMWLNHHGFLMVVRQCWDQPTDGYGMFHFFLKLKRLKQALRTWNQDVFGNIFEKVSKAEEEVRLKELQLEVTDSDEARVQWSQAQAALLKHLTDEETFWKQKARVKWLREGDANTRYFHSHLLDKRARLSITRICNLEGEVVESADDIGTSGSGFLSIAVSGGSTNKQHWYL; this is translated from the coding sequence ATGGGGACTAAGCCGTGGCTTGTAAGAGGCGATTTCAATGTTGTAGCTGCTGCTGATGAATATGCCGGACAGGCTGTACAAGACTTGACCGCAATGGCTGAGTTTGCTGAATGTATATCTGCATGTGGTCTCAAAGAGATTCCCTTCTCGGGCAGTCGTTACACTTGGACTGGTATCCGCCAAGGCAGGAGAATCTGGAAGCGTTTAGATAGACTCCTGATGAATCTGGAATGGCAACGTCGTTTCTCTGGCAGCGTAGTGAAACATCTTAATCGTGCTACCTCAGACCATAGCCCACAGTTATTGCAACTCTCCCCAGGGCTCCCCACTGGGCCGAAGTCGTTTCGCTTCCAAGACATGTGGTTAAATCACCACGGTTTCCTCATGGTGGTTCGCCAGTGCTGGGATCAACCGACAGATGGATATGGAatgtttcattttttcctcaaattGAAACGTTTAAAGCAAGCCTTGCGTACTTGGAACCAAGATGTATTTGGTAATATTTTTGAGAAAGTCTCCAAAGCTGAGGAGGAAGTAAGGCTAAAGGAGTTGCAACTTGAGGTGACAGATTCGGATGAGGCTCGAGTGCAATGGAGTCAGGCCCAGGCTGCACTGCTAAAACACCTAACTGATGAGGAAACTTTCTGGAAACAGAAAGCCAGAGTGAAGTGGCTGAGGGAGGGCGACGCAAATACTCGGTATTTTCACTCCCACCTGTTGGATAAGCGGGCACGGCTCTCGATCACCAGGATCTGCAATTTAGAGGGTGAGGTTGTTGAAAGTGCAGATGACATTGGGACAAGCGGCAGTGGTTTTCTTTCAATCGCTGTTAGCGGAGGTTCCACCAATAAACAACACTGGTATTTGTAG